From a region of the Alnus glutinosa chromosome 1, dhAlnGlut1.1, whole genome shotgun sequence genome:
- the LOC133862151 gene encoding probable cellulose synthase A catalytic subunit 3 [UDP-forming] isoform X1 — MHALENIEEGIEGIDNEKSSLLPQTKFEKKFGQSPVFMASTLMEDGGVPKGASSASLLKEAVHVISYGYEHKTEWGKEVGWIYGSVTEDILIGFKMHCHGWRSVYCIPKMPAFKGSAPINLSDWWRNEQFWVIGGVSSHLFALFQGLLKVLAGVDTNFTVTSKAADDGGFSELLPL, encoded by the exons ATGCATGCACTAGAAAATATTGAGGAGGGAATCGAAG GAATAGATAATGAAAAATCTTCCCTATTGCCCCAaacaaaatttgagaaaaaatttggaCAGTCACCAGTTTTCATGGCTTCAACACTTATGGAAGATGGTGGAGTTCCAAAAGGAGCAAGTTCTGCATCACTCTTGAAGGAAGCAGTCCATGTCATCAGCTATGGTTATGAACATAAAACAGAATGGGGGAAAGAG GTTGGGTGGATATATGGCTCAGTTACGGAGGATATACTAATAGGATTCAAAATGCACTGTCATGGCTGGCGATCAGTGTATTGCATACCCAAAATGCCGGCATTTAAGGGTTCAGCTCCTATAAACCTCTCAGACTGGTGGAGGAATGAACAATTCTGGGTAATTGGCGGCGTCTCATCACACCTGTTTGCTCTCTTCCAGGGTCTGCTTAAGGTGTTGGCAGGGGTTGATACAAACTTCACTGTTACATCCAAAGCTGCTGATGACGGGGGTTTTTCTGAGCTCTTACCTCTTTAA
- the LOC133862151 gene encoding probable cellulose synthase A catalytic subunit 6 [UDP-forming] isoform X2, translated as MASTLMEDGGVPKGASSASLLKEAVHVISYGYEHKTEWGKEVGWIYGSVTEDILIGFKMHCHGWRSVYCIPKMPAFKGSAPINLSDWWRNEQFWVIGGVSSHLFALFQGLLKVLAGVDTNFTVTSKAADDGGFSELLPL; from the exons ATGGCTTCAACACTTATGGAAGATGGTGGAGTTCCAAAAGGAGCAAGTTCTGCATCACTCTTGAAGGAAGCAGTCCATGTCATCAGCTATGGTTATGAACATAAAACAGAATGGGGGAAAGAG GTTGGGTGGATATATGGCTCAGTTACGGAGGATATACTAATAGGATTCAAAATGCACTGTCATGGCTGGCGATCAGTGTATTGCATACCCAAAATGCCGGCATTTAAGGGTTCAGCTCCTATAAACCTCTCAGACTGGTGGAGGAATGAACAATTCTGGGTAATTGGCGGCGTCTCATCACACCTGTTTGCTCTCTTCCAGGGTCTGCTTAAGGTGTTGGCAGGGGTTGATACAAACTTCACTGTTACATCCAAAGCTGCTGATGACGGGGGTTTTTCTGAGCTCTTACCTCTTTAA